In a single window of the Temnothorax longispinosus isolate EJ_2023e unplaced genomic scaffold, Tlon_JGU_v1 HiC_scaffold_69, whole genome shotgun sequence genome:
- the LOC139824929 gene encoding uncharacterized protein: protein MSENSEHSPDDTETETKAMEPNDSSKSEVKLMMNQTDAALLEDEEMPTYISVSSTTRPDDSDVVNAKQPENESSREVDRDRSLSPYPSDDQGASSVYVLSSGEETDHPYNDEDDEEEYGDSDEMENLELDNEFDSERPRDMKHLMDDEDDDDEDDEDEEDDEDSPRQMHNDDDGIDDNYEAITMDYYDGRSDDFILNKRLKNRYKEKSLSLQDLNTYENNINTEYFKRRHSQALKPNYLNIPEQAIVYSMIQKKQPMPGKYHYVQSKVKRYIKDIKEQNRRSMEKHIKQHQEDAIYSISNDYKNDDTEKTKPTATNKTIKDYAERTIKELEIAEICDIHMDKVAYNASTSPQMILNGQDNQNCLESIHEESVQNEVQISIPFESTQNERDLANTDNKIQKQNGTIEVKQLKFNYPDREISHFGDAIQPPLIQNGHQEVPTVLYNLRTLSYEEYMHGTSDSSQKTDLNRNAHVIEQESVQPETYNSDLMDISTDNEDTCPLRIEDIKSIKTMSDEVKNNNEQITFEKTNEFNKAALDTSEVTALQKKLTQKTVKYNGLLDTYQKQLMENIKMKQELDELRKTLAKYEKENKPEQKVASVQTDVIIDSISNQHQDQTEPTQVKQSNNKVSGSSVASTLSSIDQWSSSAGNLSISMKPPEVTKTLHSDDSMILTDGTPRKTTLSLSRAFITSSRILQTLSSITQGKTNPESPLTQNSKKRLNESVTMDLQSDDNSYQCQPSSSKKRKITDHLGLPNFLQSFKTSQTAAESHPKLNEIPNAESQFKNACDSINKNIDLQANSSHTNTSQLGATTSTMESKTDTIDDPDDNVKCFVYREDENSKDRSFLILAQEPEKDKTINEKGRIRECGPYLLGNVEVRMSEINGTINIWGKEISQESTAETENEAETSTKMKDKNYHCWQKTPHTRFNGSNLVCSTSKKSKSPNACISSCQDCDLSKHRKEWLRYKRTHPQEKLHSCCIHNTDVSEQKCNCSLHKERQKFEDNFNCSKEKLSTSQEHRQSFSKHLEPNKHLYENIASENNEHNCRNCTACHHSLHNSDNYQESHKSCNTLKETCEPLIMNTDREYNESCNHSSPNVLHEEEPLITLKQGETPETRRRRLTGRRVRGILMDLIRGCGDCYNPNVSSNSKSCMHKKESYLRSCSPQIKISPCASPEPSCSNSGQPAGRCCHIYAQRIESQLEEFRTEMERMRSRSDAILNMLNMLHSVDTD from the exons ATGTCGGAGAACAGCGAGCACTCGCCCGACGACACCGAGACGGAGACAAAGGCGATGGAACCTAACGACTCATCCAAGAGCgaagtaaaattaatgatgAATCAGACGGACGCGGCTCTGCTCGAGGACGAGGAAATGCCGACGTATATCAGCGTGTCCAGTACCACAAGACCGGATGATTCGGATGTTGTTAACGCGAAACAGCCAGAGAATGAGTCCTCGCGAGAGGTGGACAGAGACCGGAGCCTGAGCCCATATCCCAGCGACGATCAAGGAGCGAGTAGCGTGTATGTTTTGTCATCCGGAGAAGAAACCGATCATCCTTATAACGACGAGGATGATGAAGAAGAGTATGGAGATAGCGACG aaatggaaaatttgGAACTTGACAATGAATTTGATTCGGAGCGTCCAAGAGACATGAAGCATTTGATGGATGACGAGGATGATGATGACGAAGACGACGAAGATGAGGAAGATGATGAAGACAGTCCTAGACAAATGCATAATGATGATGACGGTATCGATGATAATTATGAGGCTATTACGATGGATTATTACGATGGAAGATCTGatgattttatcttaaataagAGATTGAAAAATCGTTACAAGGAAAAGAGTCTTTCTCTTCAAGATTTAAATACGTacgagaataatataaatactgaATATTTTAAGAGAAGACACTCGCAAGCTTTAAAGCCAAATTATCTAAACATTCCAGAACAAGCTATTGTATATTCTATGATCCAGAAAAAGCAACCAATGCCAGGAAAATATCATTATGTACAAAGCAAAGTTAAACGTTATATCAAAGATATAAAGGAACAAAATAGGCGTTCTATggaaaaacatataaaacagCATCAGGAAGATGCGATTTACAGTATAAGTAacgattataaaaatgatgatACAGAAAAGACAAAGCCTACAGCGACCAACAAGACGATAAAAGATTACGCCGAAAGAACGATAAAAGAGTTGGAAATCGCAGAAATATGCGACATTCACATGGATAAAGTGGCCTACAATGCTAGTACTTCGCCACAAATGATATTAAATGGACAAGATAATCAAAATTGTTTGGAATCAATACATGAAGAATCCGTACAAAATGAAGTCCAAATAAGTATACCATTTGAGTCGACACAAAATGAAAGAGATCTTGCAAACACCGATAATAAGatacaaaaacaaaatggAACAATCGAAGTTAAACAACTCAAGTTTAATTACCCTGACAGAGAAATTTCACATTTCGGAGATGCTATACAACCACCTCTTATCCAAAATGGTCATCAAGAAGTACCAACGGTACTTTACAATTTGCGAACCTTAAGTTATGAGGAGTATATGCATGGCACTTCTGATTCTAGTCAAAAAACTGATCTAAATAGAAATGCACATGTTATTGAACAAGAATCTGTTCAACCTGAAACATATAATTCAGATCTAATGGATATATCCACAGATAATGAAGACACTTGTCCTTTAAGGATTGAGGATATAAAAAGCATTAAGACGATGTCAGATgaagtgaaaaataataatgaacaaataacttttgaaaaaacaAATGAATTTAATAAGGCTGCTTTGGACACTTCAGAAGTTACCGcattacaaaagaaattaacacagaaaactgtaaaatacaaCGGTTTGCTTGATACATATCAAAAACAGcttatggaaaatataaaaatgaaacaggAATTAGATGAATTGAGAAAAACCTTAGCAAAAtatgagaaagaaaacaaaccGGAACAGAAGGTTGCATCGGTTCAGACAGACGTTATTATCGATTCTATATCTAATCAACATCAAGATCAAACGGAACCTACACAGGTCAAGCAATCTAACAATAAAGTATCGGGTAGTAGTGTCGCTTCAACGCTAAGTTCTATAGATCAGTGGAGTTCTAGTGCCGGTAATTTATCAATATCCATGAAACCACCGGAAGTAACAAAAACATTACATTCTGACGATAGTATGATACTGACTGATGGTACACCACGGAAAACAACACTTTCACTATCACGCGCATTTATTACTTCATCCCGAATCTTGCAAACTCTTTCAAGTATTACACAGGGGAAAACAAATCCAGAAAGTCCATTGACACAAAAttcaaagaaaagattaaacGAAAGTGTAACAATGGATCTGCAAAGTGACGATAATAGCTATCAATGTCAACCTTCTAGCTCcaagaaaagaaagattacGGACCACCTTGGGCTACCTAATTTTCTACAATCCTTTAAAACTTCCCAAACTGCTGCGGAATCACATCCAAAGTTAAATGAGATACCTAATGCAGAATCTCAGTTTAAAAATGCATGTgattcgataaataaaaatatagatttgcaaGCAAATTCATCTCATACTAATACAAGTCAATTAGGAGCTACTACATCTACAATGGAAAGCAAGACGGATACCATTGATGATCCAGACGATAATGTAAAATGCTTTGTATATCGTGAAGATGAAAACAGTAAAGATCGTAGTTTTTTAATTCTAGCACAGGAGCCTGAAAAGGATAAGACTATTAATGAAAAAGGACGTATTCGAGAATGTGGTCCATACTTACTTGGTAATGTAGAAGTAAGAATGTCTGAAATAAACGGAACAATCAACATTTGGGGTAAAGAG aTCAGTCAAGAATCCACTGCTGAGACTGAAAATGAGGCAGAAACATCTACTaaaatgaaagataaaaattatcactGCTGGCAAAAAACACCGCATACCAGATTTAATGGCAGTAATTTAGTATGTTCAACaagtaaaaaatcaaaaagtccAAATGCGTGTATTTCCTCTTGCCAAGATTGTGATCTCTCAAAACATCGTAAAGAATGGTTAAGATACAAACGAACACATCCTCAAGAAAAATTACATTCCTGCTGCATTCACAATACAGACGTGTCAGAGCAGAAGTGCAATTGTTCCTTGCACAAGGAAAGGCAAAAATtcgaagataattttaattgtagcaaagaaaaattaagtacATCCCAGGAACATCGACAAAGTTTTTCAAAACATTTAGAGCCTAACAAgcatttatatgaaaatattgcTTCAGAAAACAACGAGCACAACTGTAGAAATTGCACGGCATGTCATCATTCACTGCATAATTCAGATAATTATCAAGAAAGTCATAAATCTTGTAACACGTTGAAAGAAACTTGTGAGCCATTAATAATGAATACAGATCGAGAATATAATGAATCATGTAATCACTCGTCTCCCAATGTTCTACATGAAGAAGAGCCATTAATAACGCTAAAACAAGGTGAAACACCAGAG acGAGACGACGAAGATTAACTGGGAGAAGGGTACGAGGAATTTTAATGGATCTTATACGAGGGTGTGGAGATTGCTATAATCCTAATGTATCCAGTAATAGCAAAAGCTGTATGCATAAGAAGGAATCTTATTTAAGGAGTTGTTCTCCACAAATCAAAATTTCGCCGTGCGCATCTCCAGAACCATCATGTTCTAATTCAGGACAACCTGCTGGAAG ATGCTGCCATATTTACGCACAGCGAATTGAATCTCAACTGGAAGAATTTCGAACGGAGATGGAAAGGATGCGATCGCGTTCAGATGCTATTCTTAATATGCTCAATATGCTTCATTCAGTGGATACAGACTAA